The proteins below come from a single Nitrosospira sp. Is2 genomic window:
- the recG gene encoding ATP-dependent DNA helicase RecG, producing the protein MKVDIKPSTIPTANRPGGKALQEKLAKLGIADEFDLVLHLPLRYEDETHLYPIRDLPEHKTVQVEGTIIDNKVMYRPRRQLVCGVDDGSGVLWIRFLNFYGSQVNAYSVGKRVRVLGEARQGFFGPEMVHPKCRVVYEQEPLADALTPIYPATAGLSSDTIRKLILQALPQDRDGEKQSHLSETLPDQVITRHRLRGFGDSVIFLHQPSPDASAHLLQERSHPAWQRIKFDELLAQQLSMRLHYLQRRDASAPVLPPKNRLTKALLASLPFQLTDGQKKAFSEISRDLATAHPMQRLLQGDVGSGKTIVAALAVLQAIENDYQAALLAPTEILAEQHYQKLCAWLDPLLTPLGVTIAWLVGTQKKKQREIMLANIASGNAMLAIGTHALFQERVEFNRLGLAVIDEQHRFGVHQRLALREKGSRNNLAGSTPHQLMMSATPIPRTLSMSYFADLDVSLIEGLPPGRTPVVTRLVADTRRDEVTVRIREACGSGKQAYWVCPLIEESDALQLKTALDTYETLNLTFPELKIGLIHGRLAPREKSGIMESFVQGEIQLLVATTVIEVGVDVPNASLMVIEHAERMGLAQLHQLRGRVGRGTTGGICILLYQKPLSATARERLRIIFEQNDGFEIARHDLRLRGPGEFLGARQSGLPMLRFADPEKDEELLEAARGAADQLLRDYPDHAQRHVQRWLGRRSEYLRV; encoded by the coding sequence GTGAAAGTCGATATCAAACCCTCGACAATTCCAACCGCCAATCGCCCTGGCGGTAAGGCGCTACAGGAGAAGCTCGCCAAATTAGGTATCGCCGATGAGTTCGATCTGGTGCTGCATCTGCCATTGCGTTACGAGGATGAAACCCATCTTTATCCTATCCGGGACCTTCCTGAACATAAAACAGTACAGGTCGAAGGCACGATCATCGACAATAAAGTCATGTACCGCCCGCGGCGGCAACTGGTTTGCGGAGTGGATGACGGCAGCGGTGTGCTTTGGATACGCTTTCTCAATTTTTATGGCAGTCAGGTAAATGCGTATTCGGTTGGCAAGCGAGTGCGGGTGCTGGGTGAAGCACGTCAAGGTTTTTTCGGTCCCGAAATGGTCCATCCCAAATGCCGCGTTGTATATGAACAGGAACCGCTCGCTGACGCGCTCACGCCGATTTATCCCGCGACAGCGGGTCTTTCCTCCGACACCATTCGCAAACTGATTCTGCAAGCGCTACCGCAGGACAGGGACGGCGAAAAGCAGTCGCACTTATCAGAAACTCTGCCCGATCAGGTTATAACGCGACATCGGCTTCGAGGTTTTGGGGACAGCGTGATTTTCTTGCACCAGCCGTCGCCGGACGCGTCCGCCCATCTATTGCAGGAACGCAGCCACCCCGCATGGCAGCGCATCAAGTTTGATGAACTGCTGGCGCAACAGCTATCCATGCGCTTGCATTATCTGCAGCGCCGCGATGCGAGCGCACCTGTTCTGCCGCCAAAGAACAGGTTGACTAAAGCGCTGCTCGCATCACTGCCTTTCCAGCTCACCGACGGGCAGAAGAAAGCCTTTTCGGAAATCAGCAGAGATCTCGCGACAGCCCATCCAATGCAGCGGCTGTTGCAGGGCGATGTCGGCAGTGGCAAAACAATTGTGGCCGCACTCGCGGTTCTGCAGGCTATCGAAAATGATTACCAGGCGGCGCTGCTGGCACCAACCGAGATTCTTGCCGAGCAACATTATCAAAAACTTTGCGCGTGGCTTGACCCATTACTTACTCCGCTAGGTGTGACAATTGCCTGGTTAGTCGGCACGCAGAAAAAGAAACAGCGGGAAATCATGTTGGCCAATATCGCTTCAGGCAATGCCATGCTCGCGATCGGCACCCATGCATTATTCCAGGAACGGGTGGAGTTTAACCGGCTCGGACTGGCTGTAATCGACGAGCAACACCGTTTTGGCGTTCACCAGCGGCTGGCGTTAAGAGAGAAAGGGTCCAGAAACAACTTGGCGGGCTCGACGCCGCATCAGTTAATGATGAGTGCAACGCCTATTCCCCGCACACTTTCGATGAGCTACTTTGCCGATCTGGATGTGTCGCTCATAGAAGGCTTGCCGCCGGGCAGAACACCAGTCGTGACCAGACTGGTCGCGGATACCCGCCGTGACGAAGTCACGGTACGCATCCGGGAAGCCTGCGGTAGCGGAAAACAGGCTTACTGGGTCTGCCCGCTGATTGAAGAATCTGACGCTTTGCAGCTTAAGACCGCCCTCGACACGTACGAAACTTTGAATCTGACTTTTCCCGAATTAAAAATCGGCCTTATACATGGGCGGCTCGCGCCGCGGGAAAAATCGGGGATTATGGAATCCTTTGTGCAGGGCGAAATTCAGCTGCTAGTGGCGACGACGGTGATCGAAGTTGGCGTAGATGTGCCTAATGCATCGCTAATGGTCATCGAACATGCGGAACGCATGGGGCTGGCGCAACTGCACCAACTGCGAGGGCGCGTCGGGCGCGGCACGACAGGCGGAATATGCATACTGCTGTACCAGAAACCCCTGTCAGCAACGGCACGGGAAAGGCTGAGGATTATATTCGAACAAAACGATGGTTTTGAAATCGCGCGGCATGATCTCCGCCTTCGGGGCCCGGGCGAATTTTTGGGAGCCCGTCAGAGCGGCCTTCCTATGCTGCGCTTTGCTGATCCTGAAAAAGATGAGGAGTTGCTTGAGGCCGCCCGCGGCGCAGCAGACCAATTGTTGCGCGATTACCCGGACCATGCCCAACGCCATGTGCAGCGATGGCTTGGAAGAAGGAGTGAATACCTGCGGGTGTAA
- a CDS encoding Rid family detoxifying hydrolase, translated as MKKRTIQTSDAPQAIGTYSQAIRVSGGDTVYISGQIGLDPVSMEMVAGIDDQIHRVFLNLTAVAAASGGNLSDIVKLNVYLTDLGNFQKVNEIMASYITAPYPARAAIGVSALPRGALVEMDAVLVLAE; from the coding sequence ATGAAAAAAAGAACGATTCAAACTTCGGACGCACCCCAGGCGATCGGCACTTATTCCCAGGCGATACGGGTCAGCGGGGGAGACACTGTGTATATTTCCGGACAGATCGGCCTCGACCCCGTTTCTATGGAGATGGTCGCCGGGATCGATGATCAGATTCACCGTGTATTTCTAAACCTGACCGCCGTGGCAGCCGCAAGCGGCGGAAATTTAAGCGACATTGTCAAATTGAACGTGTACCTGACTGATCTTGGCAACTTTCAGAAGGTGAACGAAATTATGGCAAGCTACATCACAGCGCCCTATCCGGCGCGGGCGGCGATCGGGGTGTCAGCACTACCGCGTGGGGCGCTGGTGGAAATGGATGCGGTGCTGGTACTGGCTGAGTGA
- the panC gene encoding pantoate--beta-alanine ligase — translation MDVLSDISSLRERLKRESSVSLVPTMGGLHDGHLSLVHLARMKADCVVTSIFVNRLQFSPTEDFDRYPRALADDCKLLEQWGTSVVFAPSEHTLYPVLQEFMVEPPPLANSLEGEFRPGFFRGVATVVLKLFNIVQPQIAVFGKKDYQQLHLVRELVRQFNYSLEIVAGETVRAPDNLALSSRNRYLTPETRAEAARLYQVLAQVKCQIEKGNTCFDDLERNATGILFEHGWKTDYISVRHAHTLAPAHEGDEDMVVLGAAQLRGTRLIDNVELHLES, via the coding sequence TTGGACGTCCTGAGCGACATCTCATCCTTGCGGGAGAGACTTAAGCGCGAATCTTCCGTCTCACTTGTGCCCACCATGGGAGGTTTGCACGACGGCCATCTCTCGCTTGTTCACCTTGCGCGGATGAAGGCAGACTGTGTGGTCACCAGCATTTTTGTAAATCGCCTGCAGTTCTCGCCGACTGAAGACTTCGACCGGTATCCCCGAGCCCTGGCGGATGACTGTAAGCTATTGGAGCAGTGGGGCACATCCGTGGTCTTTGCGCCCTCCGAGCACACACTCTATCCCGTGCTTCAGGAATTTATGGTCGAGCCCCCGCCCCTCGCAAACAGCCTGGAAGGCGAGTTTCGCCCCGGGTTTTTCCGCGGGGTGGCGACGGTGGTGCTGAAGCTTTTCAATATTGTGCAACCGCAGATCGCGGTCTTTGGCAAAAAAGATTACCAGCAGTTGCACCTGGTGCGGGAACTGGTGAGACAGTTCAACTATTCTCTTGAAATTGTTGCGGGGGAGACTGTTCGTGCACCCGATAATTTGGCCCTGAGCTCCCGCAACCGCTACCTTACCCCCGAAACACGCGCCGAGGCGGCGCGGCTGTATCAAGTCTTGGCGCAAGTCAAATGCCAAATAGAAAAGGGCAATACATGTTTTGATGACCTGGAGAGAAACGCAACAGGAATTCTTTTTGAACACGGCTGGAAAACCGATTACATCTCTGTACGCCACGCCCATACCCTGGCCCCGGCGCACGAGGGCGACGAGGACATGGTAGTGCTCGGTGCAGCCCAGTTGAGGGGAACGCGGTTAATTGACAACGTAGAATTGCATTTAGAATCGTGA
- the murA gene encoding UDP-N-acetylglucosamine 1-carboxyvinyltransferase — MQKLIIQGGVPLSGEAHISGAKNAALPILCASLLTSDTLSIDNVPRLNDVATMLSLLRQLGVSIVTDGDGTRLTAATLANVVAPYEMVKTMRASILVLGPMLAREGAARVSLPGGCAIGLRPVDQHIKGLQAMGAEIEIEHGYIDAKAKRLNGAHIVMDIVTVTGTENLMMAATLADGITVLENAAREPEVTDLANCLIAMGAKIHGVGSDIITVEGVPALHGASHRVMPDRIETGTFLVAAAASGGEIYLRGTRSDTLDAVLDKLMEAGAAIESGEDWIHLKMNNPLKSTNLRTAPYPAFPTDMQAQFMVLNSIATGTAIITETIFENRFMHVQELKRMNADIKVEGNTAVVCGVAALDGANVMATDLRASASLVLAGLIAKGETVIDRIYHLDRGYERIEDKLSRLGARIRRADQKIQSSFA, encoded by the coding sequence ATGCAAAAACTGATCATACAGGGCGGAGTGCCTCTGTCCGGTGAAGCGCATATTTCAGGTGCAAAAAATGCCGCACTGCCTATCTTATGCGCCTCTCTTCTTACCAGCGATACGCTCTCGATCGATAACGTCCCTCGCCTGAACGATGTGGCGACAATGCTGAGCCTGCTTCGCCAGTTGGGTGTGAGTATCGTGACAGACGGCGACGGCACGAGACTGACCGCTGCGACGCTAGCCAATGTTGTAGCGCCGTATGAAATGGTGAAGACTATGCGGGCCTCGATATTGGTACTGGGTCCGATGCTCGCGCGAGAGGGCGCGGCCCGGGTTTCGTTGCCGGGCGGCTGTGCTATCGGCTTGCGTCCCGTTGATCAGCATATCAAGGGGCTTCAGGCCATGGGGGCGGAGATTGAGATCGAGCATGGCTACATTGATGCAAAAGCAAAGCGGCTCAATGGCGCGCACATTGTTATGGATATCGTTACTGTCACAGGTACCGAAAATTTAATGATGGCCGCAACGCTCGCCGATGGGATCACGGTGCTCGAGAACGCGGCGCGCGAGCCAGAAGTAACGGACCTTGCGAATTGCCTGATCGCCATGGGCGCTAAAATTCACGGGGTCGGGAGCGATATCATTACGGTTGAAGGCGTTCCGGCCCTGCACGGCGCCAGCCATCGGGTCATGCCCGACCGCATTGAAACAGGTACGTTCCTTGTTGCCGCTGCAGCCAGCGGCGGCGAAATTTATCTCAGGGGAACTCGCTCTGACACGCTCGATGCGGTACTCGACAAGTTGATGGAAGCGGGGGCCGCGATCGAGTCGGGGGAAGACTGGATACATCTAAAAATGAATAATCCGCTGAAATCTACCAATTTACGTACAGCTCCCTATCCCGCCTTTCCCACCGATATGCAAGCTCAATTCATGGTTTTGAACAGCATTGCCACCGGAACCGCAATCATCACGGAGACTATATTCGAGAATCGTTTCATGCATGTGCAGGAATTAAAACGCATGAATGCAGACATCAAAGTAGAAGGGAACACCGCGGTGGTATGCGGGGTTGCCGCGCTGGATGGCGCGAACGTGATGGCGACCGACCTGCGCGCCTCCGCCAGCCTGGTACTCGCGGGCCTGATCGCAAAGGGCGAGACGGTAATCGATCGCATCTATCACCTCGATCGAGGCTATGAGCGGATTGAAGATAAGCTATCGCGGTTAGGGGCGAGAATCAGGCGTGCGGACCAGAAAATTCAAAGTAGTTTCGCGTAA
- a CDS encoding deoxynucleoside kinase, whose translation MNLADYRYIVIEGPIGAGKTSLARRMATRLGCELLLEQPAENPFLEKFYGDIPRYALSTQLFFLFQRVNQLQELAQIDMFSNTTVSDFMLDKDPLFARLTLNDAEYDLYRKIYHHLQPEAPLPDLVIYLQASPSTLVERVKRRGNAFENKISEEYLWQLADIYTRFFHQYEAAPLMIINSENLNFADRQEDFDLLLKQVEQMRGPREYFNFGI comes from the coding sequence GTGAATCTCGCGGATTATCGTTACATCGTTATCGAGGGACCGATAGGCGCGGGCAAGACCAGCCTGGCACGCCGCATGGCTACTCGCCTGGGTTGTGAACTCCTGCTTGAACAACCCGCGGAAAACCCGTTTCTCGAAAAGTTCTATGGGGACATTCCCCGATACGCCCTTTCTACACAATTGTTTTTTTTGTTTCAGCGAGTTAATCAGCTCCAGGAACTGGCTCAGATCGATATGTTCAGCAATACGACCGTGAGCGACTTCATGCTTGACAAGGATCCGCTGTTCGCGAGGCTCACGTTAAATGATGCCGAGTATGATCTGTACCGCAAAATTTATCATCACCTGCAACCGGAAGCGCCCCTGCCCGACCTGGTGATTTATTTGCAGGCGTCTCCTTCCACGCTAGTCGAACGTGTAAAAAGGCGAGGCAACGCCTTTGAAAATAAAATTTCGGAAGAATACTTATGGCAGTTGGCGGATATTTACACGAGGTTCTTTCACCAATATGAAGCTGCCCCCTTGATGATCATAAACAGCGAAAATTTAAATTTCGCTGATAGGCAGGAGGATTTTGATTTATTGTTGAAACAGGTGGAGCAGATGCGCGGCCCCAGGGAATATTTTAATTTCGGGATCTAG
- the panB gene encoding 3-methyl-2-oxobutanoate hydroxymethyltransferase gives MRTTQDAIQKMRDDGEKIAVLTCYDASFATLLENAGVDILLVGDSLGNVLQGEESTLPVTLDDMIYHTRCVKRGSSKALIMADMPFGTSQVSPEATFENAAELLAAGANMVKLEGGAIMAETVAFLTQRGIPVCAHIGLTPQSVHQLGGYKVQGTTDYQARQVLEDAVALEKAGASMLLMEVVPAVLAEKVTRTLSIPTIGIGAGANCSAQVLVLYDMLGIYSGKKARFMKNFMTGATSIHEAAKNYVRAVKSGEFPGPEHAF, from the coding sequence ATGCGAACCACGCAAGACGCTATACAAAAAATGCGGGACGATGGGGAGAAGATCGCCGTCCTGACGTGCTACGACGCAAGCTTTGCGACATTGCTGGAAAATGCCGGCGTGGACATCTTGCTGGTGGGAGATTCTCTGGGTAACGTACTCCAGGGGGAAGAAAGCACTCTGCCCGTTACCCTGGATGACATGATTTACCACACCCGCTGCGTAAAGCGGGGGTCGAGCAAGGCGCTCATTATGGCAGACATGCCGTTCGGCACGTCTCAGGTAAGTCCCGAAGCGACATTCGAAAATGCCGCAGAGCTCTTGGCTGCGGGCGCAAATATGGTCAAGCTCGAAGGCGGCGCCATTATGGCCGAAACAGTCGCATTCCTCACGCAGCGCGGGATACCTGTCTGTGCCCATATCGGATTAACGCCGCAATCGGTGCATCAGTTAGGCGGCTACAAGGTCCAAGGCACGACTGACTATCAGGCTCGACAGGTGCTGGAAGACGCGGTTGCCCTCGAAAAAGCGGGAGCAAGTATGCTCTTGATGGAGGTTGTTCCCGCCGTGCTGGCGGAAAAGGTGACCAGGACGCTATCTATTCCAACGATTGGTATCGGCGCAGGAGCCAATTGTTCGGCTCAGGTGTTGGTACTTTATGACATGCTGGGTATTTATTCCGGCAAGAAAGCCAGATTCATGAAAAACTTTATGACGGGGGCAACCAGTATCCATGAAGCGGCAAAAAATTATGTGCGCGCCGTCAAGAGTGGCGAATTTCCAGGGCCAGAACATGCGTTTTAG
- a CDS encoding ABC transporter ATP-binding protein gives MILQTNNLTLEYPGKLLCRNLTLTIHPGECWAILGQNGCGKTTLIHALGGLHDVEAAYASSIMVAGKAPRAWARRELARHLGILLQEETGDFWGNVFEYVLLGRHPHLNDMFGFRDVDHEMTVRAMERMQLMGIARRSLVTLSGGERQRARIALLLAQSPQCLLLDEPLQHLDLRHQVGVMALFRELARQGKALVMVLHDVGWASHFCDHALMLFDDGSTIAGPVETVLNRGNLETLYQCGINELPLGRGRHFVPDLTPSV, from the coding sequence ATGATTTTACAAACAAACAATCTAACTCTGGAATATCCTGGCAAACTGCTGTGCCGTAACTTGACCTTGACTATTCATCCAGGCGAATGCTGGGCGATACTCGGTCAGAACGGTTGCGGCAAGACTACTTTGATACACGCGCTGGGTGGTCTGCATGACGTTGAGGCAGCTTACGCGTCATCTATCATGGTCGCAGGGAAGGCACCCCGAGCTTGGGCCAGGCGCGAGCTTGCACGCCATCTCGGCATCCTGTTGCAGGAAGAAACGGGTGATTTCTGGGGGAATGTGTTTGAATATGTATTGCTGGGGCGGCACCCCCACTTGAACGATATGTTCGGCTTTCGAGACGTCGACCACGAAATGACGGTTCGAGCCATGGAGCGCATGCAACTGATGGGGATCGCCCGCCGCTCCCTCGTCACGCTATCCGGGGGAGAGCGTCAACGCGCGCGAATCGCCTTGTTGCTTGCCCAGTCGCCACAATGCCTGTTGCTGGACGAACCACTGCAACATCTGGACTTGCGCCATCAGGTGGGCGTAATGGCGTTGTTCAGGGAATTGGCCCGGCAAGGCAAGGCATTGGTAATGGTGCTTCACGACGTCGGCTGGGCTAGCCACTTCTGCGACCATGCTCTGATGCTGTTCGATGATGGAAGCACAATTGCCGGACCGGTAGAGACGGTGCTCAACCGCGGTAATCTTGAAACTTTATACCAATGCGGCATAAACGAACTCCCGCTGGGACGCGGACGTCATTTCGTGCCGGATTTGACGCCAAGTGTATAA
- the pcnB gene encoding polynucleotide adenylyltransferase PcnB: MIRQLLHRVFGRNTSAPSATRASSSSPRIIPREQHGIARDHIHPCALKVTSGLQEAGYAAFIVGGAARDLLLGLEPKDFDVATNATPEEVRAIFRRSRIIGRRFRLVHVMCGAETVEVSTFRGGPSGPPSPPSLPSLPGPSGNGENGETLHAHADEHGRLLRDNVFGSQEEDAKRRDFTVNALFFDPVQEELWDYLNGYEDLKAGRLKIIGDPVRRYREDPIRMLRVVRLAAKLDMQIDPNTAAPIGDLAPLLRNVPPSRLFEEMLKLLLSGHALSCVVDLRTRGLHHGLLPMLDVILEQPLGERFITLALKNTDERVRKEKPVSPGFLFAALLWHEVLAAWNARQSTGEKPVHALHQAMSDVLAVQNENLAIPRRYDAIMKEIWAMQSRFTGRSGRRPFRLLEHPRFRAAYDFMLLRCESGEIEMELGKWWEEFQHAPAGEREAMLLKDDAPRKRRRTRGRKKSAPANTAAADNTIVETSE, from the coding sequence ATGATCCGTCAACTTCTTCACCGCGTATTCGGCCGTAACACCTCCGCCCCTTCCGCCACGCGCGCCTCATCCTCCAGCCCGCGTATCATTCCTCGTGAACAACACGGCATTGCACGTGACCATATCCACCCGTGCGCGTTGAAAGTCACGTCCGGCTTGCAGGAAGCGGGATACGCCGCTTTCATCGTCGGTGGAGCGGCTCGCGATCTGCTCCTCGGACTGGAACCAAAAGATTTTGATGTGGCGACAAACGCCACACCTGAGGAAGTGCGAGCGATTTTCCGCCGCTCGCGCATTATCGGCCGGCGTTTCCGGTTGGTTCATGTCATGTGCGGGGCCGAGACAGTGGAAGTATCGACCTTTCGAGGCGGTCCCTCAGGTCCCCCAAGTCCTCCAAGTCTTCCAAGTCTTCCAGGTCCCTCGGGTAACGGTGAAAACGGTGAGACACTTCACGCTCACGCCGACGAGCACGGAAGGCTATTGCGGGATAACGTATTCGGAAGCCAGGAGGAGGACGCCAAACGGCGCGACTTCACTGTCAACGCGCTATTTTTTGATCCGGTCCAGGAAGAGCTCTGGGATTATTTGAACGGCTATGAGGATCTCAAGGCGGGGCGCCTCAAAATCATTGGCGACCCGGTGCGGCGCTACCGGGAAGATCCGATACGGATGCTGCGCGTGGTTCGGCTTGCGGCCAAACTCGACATGCAGATAGACCCAAATACCGCCGCGCCAATTGGCGATCTTGCTCCGCTGTTGCGGAATGTGCCCCCCTCGCGATTATTTGAAGAGATGTTGAAACTGCTCCTGTCCGGTCACGCGTTATCCTGTGTGGTGGATTTGCGTACCCGAGGGCTGCACCATGGGCTGCTGCCAATGCTGGACGTGATACTGGAGCAGCCACTTGGCGAACGCTTTATTACGCTTGCGCTCAAAAATACCGATGAGCGGGTGCGTAAGGAAAAGCCGGTGTCCCCCGGGTTCCTTTTTGCCGCCTTGCTTTGGCACGAAGTGCTCGCGGCCTGGAACGCACGTCAGTCAACTGGCGAGAAGCCAGTCCATGCGCTGCATCAGGCGATGAGCGACGTGCTTGCGGTGCAAAACGAGAATCTGGCAATTCCGCGCAGATACGATGCCATTATGAAGGAAATATGGGCGATGCAGTCCCGCTTTACGGGCCGCTCCGGTCGCAGACCGTTTCGCTTGCTGGAACATCCCCGTTTTCGCGCAGCGTACGATTTCATGTTATTGCGGTGCGAAAGTGGCGAGATAGAGATGGAGCTCGGCAAATGGTGGGAAGAATTTCAGCATGCACCCGCTGGAGAACGCGAAGCCATGCTGCTGAAGGATGACGCGCCAAGGAAGCGCCGAAGGACTCGGGGCCGAAAAAAATCAGCCCCTGCCAATACGGCGGCAGCCGACAACACCATTGTTGAGACCTCGGAATAG
- a CDS encoding Crp/Fnr family transcriptional regulator → MFSLHSPKQNRILAALPAEDYARLLPYLEFTAMPLGQTIYEPGSPISHLYFPTNSIVAPLYGMQNGASVRLAIIGNEGLTGISSLLGGGGTPAGVVVQSAGDGYRVKASVIKQEFDLKGKLQHLVLCFTQALMTQTAQNAVCNRHHNIEQQLCRFLLMSLDRLPGHELQMTHEQIAVMLGVRRESVTQAALKLQMIGAIQYSRGHIAVLDREELENTVCECYTVVNNEYERLFCNNSCATADVAVTRKTSKELWSVS, encoded by the coding sequence ATGTTTTCCCTGCACAGCCCGAAGCAAAATCGGATTCTTGCCGCACTGCCGGCGGAAGATTATGCGCGGCTTCTACCTTATCTCGAATTCACGGCGATGCCGTTGGGCCAAACAATTTATGAGCCGGGATCGCCTATTTCGCACTTGTATTTTCCGACGAACAGCATTGTTGCGCCCTTGTATGGTATGCAAAATGGGGCATCGGTACGGCTTGCGATTATCGGCAACGAGGGCCTTACGGGTATTTCCTCTCTATTGGGTGGGGGTGGCACCCCGGCTGGTGTCGTGGTGCAAAGCGCGGGAGATGGGTACAGGGTTAAAGCGAGCGTAATAAAGCAAGAATTCGATTTGAAAGGAAAGTTACAACACCTGGTGTTGTGCTTCACCCAGGCACTGATGACGCAAACTGCGCAAAACGCAGTTTGCAATCGCCATCACAACATCGAGCAGCAGCTATGCCGCTTTCTACTGATGAGCCTTGATCGTTTACCCGGTCATGAGTTGCAGATGACACATGAGCAGATCGCTGTCATGTTGGGCGTACGCAGGGAAAGTGTAACACAGGCTGCCCTTAAGCTGCAGATGATTGGAGCCATTCAATACAGCCGTGGACATATCGCCGTGCTGGATCGCGAGGAGCTGGAAAATACCGTGTGTGAATGTTACACCGTCGTAAACAATGAATACGAACGCCTGTTCTGCAATAATAGCTGCGCGACTGCAGATGTTGCCGTCACCAGGAAAACCAGCAAAGAGTTGTGGTCTGTGAGCTGA
- the folK gene encoding 2-amino-4-hydroxy-6-hydroxymethyldihydropteridine diphosphokinase, whose product MSQHRVATNHAAYIGLGSNMAEPVAQIRKALDELARLPSSHLLAFSSLYRTAPVGKLDQPDFINAVALIETGLPPHDLLKALLEIEQGHGRVREYRNGPRTLDLDILLYDDLHCSDCHLTLPHPRMHQRAFVLRPLFEIAPDCRISGYGAIAELLRACSGQQLEREPG is encoded by the coding sequence ATGTCACAGCACCGCGTCGCGACTAACCATGCGGCATATATCGGCCTGGGCAGTAATATGGCCGAGCCTGTAGCGCAAATCCGGAAGGCGCTGGACGAGCTGGCGCGTCTTCCGTCGAGCCACCTCCTGGCGTTTTCCTCACTCTACCGCACCGCCCCGGTGGGAAAACTGGATCAGCCAGATTTCATCAACGCGGTGGCGCTGATCGAAACTGGCTTGCCGCCGCACGATCTGCTTAAAGCCCTGCTCGAAATCGAGCAGGGCCACGGGCGAGTGCGTGAATATCGCAACGGCCCGCGGACTCTCGATCTCGACATCCTCCTGTACGACGATCTGCACTGCAGCGACTGTCACCTGACTCTGCCTCATCCGCGTATGCATCAACGGGCGTTTGTGCTACGCCCGCTTTTCGAAATCGCGCCGGACTGCCGCATTTCCGGTTACGGCGCCATCGCGGAATTGCTCAGGGCGTGCTCCGGACAGCAACTCGAAAGAGAGCCGGGATAA